The following proteins are co-located in the Choristoneura fumiferana chromosome 23, NRCan_CFum_1, whole genome shotgun sequence genome:
- the LOC141441245 gene encoding uncharacterized protein, translating to MTRFARAKGSKASNERTPEDSTPWEVMKEQLLQSKKEKDEAGKRKEAENQRIETMKNFLKEHKVSKRKATWCDFPEEQPKKRLLPLKQPTKKHQSVTQVSNSTVETNVASQADTANKTKKKKKKKNVAVAAITPDPVHTGVTIDAGEVSQPEKKKKNKNKKKLNTNGSTQQPDIAPESNDIPMVASGEKIPQSGKKQKKKNKKKQQLTSSGNAPQDNVPASNMVKSPSQNQQNGNSKGASDSNIAIKKKQRNGKPVRRKEINDNSFQLIINGKEVELVRFEGFPIMKKDAERLTELRKSMMQKGIPKSEVQRNMKLERRRAEKALARVKRDVCYNCRKGGHNLSDCPELKSKIPGVQAADGVCFKCGSTEHRQFECKVQRDKEFRFATCFICRESASSAPPFIGPATDVASTTPFQ from the exons ATGACCCGATTTGCCCGTGCAAAGGGCTCAAAGGCTTCGAACGAAAGAACCCCTGAAGACAGTACGCCATGGGAGGTGATGAAGGAACAACTTCTGCAGTCCAAAAAGGAAAAGGACGAGGCTGGCAAAAGAAAAGAG gcagaaaatcagcgcatTGAAACTATGAAAAATTTTCTAAAGGAACATAAAGTGTCTAAGCGTAAAGCAACTTGGTGTGACTTTCCTGAAGAGCAACCAAAGAAAAGGCTTCTGCCCCTAAAACAGcctacaaaaaaacatcaaagTGTAACACAAGTGTCAAATAGCACTGTTGAAACAAATGTAGCTTCACAAGCTGACACAGCCAACAAGAccaagaagaaaaaaaagaagaaaaatgtgGCAGTGGCAGCCATCACACCTGATCCAGTACATACCGGCGTAACAATAGATGCTGGAGAAGTATCCCAaccagaaaagaaaaaaaagaataagaaCAAGAAAAAACTTAACACCAATGGAAGTACTCAACAACCAGACATTGCACCAGAATCAAATGATATACCAATGGTTGCATCAGGAGAAAAAATACCACAAAGTGgaaagaaacaaaagaagaaaaataaaaagaagcaGCAGTTAACTAGCAGTGGTAATGCTCCACAAGATAATGTGCCAGCTTCTAATATGGTTAAGTCACCCAGTCAGAATCAACAAAATGGGAATAGCAAAGGTGCTTCAGACAGTAATATTGCCATAAAGAAGAAACAAAGAAATGGAAAACCTGTCAGAAGGAAAGAGATAAATGACAATAGTTTTCAACTTATAATCAATGGCAAAGAAGTTGAACTGGTGAGATTTGAAGGGTTCCCTATTATGAAGAAGGATGCTGAACGTCTTACTGAACTAAGGAAGAGCATGATGCAGAAAGGGATACCCAAAAGCGAAGTACAGAGGAATATGAAGTTAGAGAGGAGGAGGGCAGAGAAAGCTCTAGCTAGAGTGAAGAGGGATGTGTGTTATAACTGCAGGAAAGGCGGTCACAATCTCTCAGACTGTCCAGAACTTAAGTCTAAGATACCAGGAGTGCAGGCAGCTGATGGGGTTTGCTTCAAATGTGGATCTACAGAGCACAGGCAGTTTGAATGCAAAGTCCAGCGTGACAAGGAGTTCCGATTTGCTACATGCTTCATTTGTAGGGAATCt GCCTcatctgctccaccgttcatcggtcctgcaaCAGATGTGGCCAGCACAACCCCATTTCAGTGA
- the LOC141440847 gene encoding uncharacterized protein, protein MGKRSKTSSKVLDLQFLAANEGTDEQDVTNLNKSEIIESNNTVKTKKKKRKHANADADNDTSAQAAFVDVGIHAVDDELDKSTTLESKKKKKKKLQSTHDEELPIEETGIKNVTNEIKDDESNIPKKKKKKNKDNSVVDENKTEIDQMNKETVENEAKISKKKKKIHNSLNGDSLAPETSTQNVSVDEKLKLSKSQKKKKTGTPVLNAEESQVTEEDIDRFCDELDEEDNKQYEDWVKLIEASLPPPRGKK, encoded by the coding sequence ATGGGAAAAAGAAGTAAGACGTCTAGCAAAGTACTTGACCTCCAATTTCTTGCTGCGAACGAAGGTACAGATGAGCAAGAtgttacaaatttaaataaatctgaAATTATTGAAAGTAATAATACAGTGAAAACCAAGAAGAAAAAACGTAAACATGCGAATGCTGATGCAGATAACGATACATCTGCGCAAGCCGCATTTGTTGATGTAGGAATACACGCAGTGGACGACGAACTCGATAAATCGACTACTTTGGAaagcaaaaagaaaaagaagaaaaaacttCAATCAACACACGATGAAGAATTGCCAATAGAAGAGACAGGAATCAAAAATGTTACCAATGAAATTAAGGATGATGAATCAAATATtccaaagaaaaagaagaaaaagaataaGGACAATTCGGTGGTagatgaaaataaaactgaaatagATCAAATGAACAAAGAGACTGTAGAAAATGAAGCTAAAATAtctaagaaaaagaaaaaaatacataactcCTTGAATGGCGATTCATTGGCACCAGAAACAAGTACTCAAAATGTTAGTGTTGATGAAAAGCTAAAGCTATCAAAATctcaaaagaaaaagaagactGGTACTCCTGTTCTCAATGCAGAGGAATCACAAGTGACGGAGGAAGACATTGACAGGTTTTGTGATGAGTTGGATGAAGAGGACAACAAACAGTACGAAGACTGGGTTAAGCTCATCGAAGCCAGTTTGCCTCCACCGCGgggaaaaaaatag
- the LOC141440927 gene encoding sedoheptulokinase-like produces MADKEYILGLDIGTTSVKVCVYDPDTKEIIAKQNKDTAANIPSDQGIEGNKQDVPKIVSAMHYCVSRLPRDVLRHVKKIGICGQMHGVVLWKNGENKAWEKVEKDGNVIRFEGVRENMSALYTWQDTRCKPEFLAALPEPDSHLKCYSGYGCATLLWMLAHKPEKLANFNCSGTVGDFVVSMLCDLDVPVMSDQNAASWGYYNTEKNEWNIEILKSIGFPVNLLPKVVKGGEFVGKLNSSWNGIPEGTPVSAALGDLQCSMLATLENNQDAVLNISTSAQLAIIANKISDLGCSTVEHLPYFGNTYLVVAASLNGGNVLATFVKMLQQWMLEFGFPIPQAKVWEKLIAISSAAPLTSEMKIIPHLLGERHEPTAKVSVSDIDLSNIQLASVFRSLCDSLIQNLHSMMPKEILRNANIKRIVGNGSGLSRNVVLQRAVEHYYSLPLEFTSGGDAAKGATVAVLGK; encoded by the exons ATGGCTGACAAAGAGTACATACTAGGTTTGGACATAGGGACCACATCGGTAAAAGTGTGCGTTTACGATCCAGACACGAAAGAAATAATTGCTAAGCAAAATAAGGATACGGCTGCAAATATTCCCAGTGACCAAGGCATAGAGGGGAACAAGCAGGATGTACCAAAAATAGTTTCAGCCATGCACTACTGCGTGTCCCGATTGCCGAGGGATGTACTTAGGCATGTCAAGAAAATCGGCATATGCGGACAGATGCACGGTGTGGTGTTATGGAAAAATGGAGAAAACAA ggCTTGGGAAAAGGTTGAAAAGGATGGAAATGTGATAAGATTTGAAGGCGTTAGGGAAAACATGTCTGCTCTGTATACATGGCAGGACACAAGGTGCAAACCAGAGTTCTTAGCTGCCCTTCCTGAGCCTGATTCCCACTTGAAATGCTACTCGGGCTATGGCTGCGCAACTCTCCTTTGGATGCTCGCGCATAAACCCGAGAAACTCGCCAACTTCAACTGCTCTGGCACTGTCGGGGACTTCGTAGTATCAATGCTGTGTGATCTGGATGTTCCGGTCATGTCCGACCAAAATGCCGCCAGCTGGGGTTACTATAATACGGAGAAAAACGAATGGAACATTGAAATATTAAAGTCAATTGGATTTCCTGTAAACCTTCTACCAAAGGTCGTAAAAGGTGGAGAATTTGTTGGCAAATTAAATTCGTCCTGGAACGGAATTCCCGAGGGTACGCCAGTAAGTGCCGCGCTGGGGGACCTCCAGTGTTCCATGCTAGCAACTCTTGAAAATAATCAGGATGCTGTATTGAACATTTCCACGTCAGCTCAATTGGCAATTATTGCCAATAAAATCTCCGACCTTGGTTGCAGCACTGTAGAGCATTTACCTTATTTTGGAAATACTTATCTAGTCGTAGCTGCCTCATTGAATGGAGGAAATGTCTTAGCAACGTTCGTAAAGATGCTCCAACAGTGGATGCTGGAATTTGGTTTTCCCATTCCTCAAGCAAAAGTATGGGAGAAGCTAATAGCGATCAGTTCGGCTGCACCGTTGACGTCGGAAATGAAAATAATCCCTCATTTACTGGGCGAAAGACATGAGCCGACAGCTAAAGTCTCGGTGTCCGACATTGACTTGTCTAATATTCAACTGGCCTCAGTATTTAGGTCGCTATGTGACAGCTTGATACAGAACTTGCATTCCATGATGCCCAAGGAAATATTACGCAACGCGAATATTAAAAGGATCGTAGGGAATGGTTCGGGGCTGTCTCGGAATGTAGTACTGCAAAGAGCAGTAGAGCATTATTATAGCTTGCCGTTAGAATTCACCTCAGGGGGCGACGCTGCGAAAGGTGCCACGGTTGCCGTTTTagggaaataa
- the heix gene encoding ubiA prenyltransferase domain-containing heix yields the protein MEGNNKSEDMDIPTAEGNLLEQRAEAQVAARNPLMKVRTYVVALRPWSLSASLLPTLLGAALAWRLPGERAFSWPALLLTLCTVLPVHGAGNVVNTYFDFVKGIDNRKSDDRTLVDHILSIDEVVSLGAILYLAGCACFVPLVMVSPARMEHLALVYFGGLSSSFLYTGGIGLKYIALGDILVLVIFGPVSVVFAFLAQTGRVDWPIFCYAIPLALNTEAILHSNNTRDLETDNKAEIVTLAILIGKTASYLLYAFLLFIPYIMFVVASVRCSLWFLLPMLTLPRAFKIERMFRNPDTMRYVPRQTARLHFYFGMLYMISCLFANRLPFLLHQ from the coding sequence ATGGAGGGCAACAATAAATCAGAGGACATGGACATCCCGACGGCGGAAGGCAATCTGCTAGAGCAGCGCGCAGAGGCGCAAGTGGCGGCACGGAATCCCCTGATGAAGGTGCGGACGTACGTGGTGGCGCTTCGGCCGTGGTCGCTGAGCGCAAGCCTGCTGCCGACGCTTCTGGGCGCGGCACTGGCGTGGCGGCTGCCGGGCGAGCGCGCCTTCAGCTGGCCGGCGCTGCTGCTGACGCTGTGCACCGTGCTGCCCGTGCACGGCGCCGGCAACGTCGTCAACACCTACTTCGACTTCGTCAAGGGCATCGACAATCGCAAGTCAGACGACCGCACTCTCGTCGACCATATCCTCTCCATTGATGAGGTCGTGTCGCTGGGTGCCATCCTCTACCTCGCCGGCTGCGCCTGCTTTGTCCCCCTTGTAATGGTGTCGCCGGCTCGCATGGAACATTTAGCTTTAGTCTACTTTGGTGGTTTATCGTCATCATTCTTATACACAGGGGGCATTGGCCTCAAGTACATTGCCTTGGGTGATATTCTAGTTCTAGTCATATTTGGGCCTGTGTCGGTAGTGTTTGCATTCCTTGCGCAGACAGGGAGAGTGGATTGGCCTATCTTTTGTTATGCAATACCTTTGGCGTTAAATACTGAAGCCATCCTACACAGTAATAACACAAGAGATCTGGAGACAGATAATAAAGCTGAAATTGTTACTTTGGCTATTTTGATTGGAAAAACAGCATCATACTTGCTTTATGCATTTCTGCTGTTCATTCCGTACATCATGTTTGTGGTGGCATCAGTGCGCTGTTCTCTCTGGTTCTTGCTGCCGATGCTGACTTTGCCTCGAGCTTTTAAAATAGAAAGGATGTTCAGAAACCCTGATACCATGAGGTATGTTCCTAGACAGACAGCTAGGCTTCATTTCTACTTTGGAATGCTGTATATGATATCATGTTTGTTTGCTAATAGATTACCATTCCTGCTTCATCAATAA